The sequence TGAACCACGACGCACCTAAAGGCAGAAACGCTCGGCAACTCAAAGCACCATCGGCAGCCTGCTTCCGCTCGATCAGCCAGCCATTGACCCGGTCAAGCTCTGTGTAGTTATCGAGACCAGCCCTGCAGGGATACATCATCAGCACCAACATCAGCGTGTTCTGCACAGCGCATCCGGCAGGGCTGACGCGGCATTGCTGAAGCTCAAGAACGTTCCTCCTCAGTGAGGTACTCCTCGACAATGGGCGAGCAATCACCACGTTCCAGGGCTGCGATCTCACGCTCAATGTTGTCGATGAACAACTGATTACCGTTGCGCCTGGCCACCTCCAGAACAGTGCGTAGGCGCTCCAGCTGAATCCGGTTCTCGTCGTCCATTCACTGCACTTCGCAATCAGGGCAGCCAATCACGGATGCCGCATCATCAGCAAGCCCGCACAAACAACACGGCCAAATGGTCGGCGTCGATGCAACAACAACAGGTCAAGATCCGTTAAAAGGGGTTGACATGGAGTTCAATCATGGCTCATCGATACGGAGTAATCGGCAGTGGATACGTTGGCACTGCAGTGGCCATGCGCATGAAAAGGGCCGGCCTGCCCGTCACCGCCACCACCCGTTCATTGGAGAACGTGAGCGAACTGAGACGACTGATGGATGATGTGCGTCAGCTCGACATCAGCGAATCAAACCCAGACCTCTCTTTTCTTGCTGACCTGCAGGGTCTGCTAATCAGTGTGGCACCCACCAGGCAGAACGATGGTTACAGCGATGTGTTCGTCCGTGGCATGCGCAACCTGGCCGGCGCACTAAGGCGCAGAACCAGCACACAACCCCTGCACATCACCTACATCAGCAGCGTCAGCGTGTATGGAGACCGGCAGGGAAAAGAGGTGTGGGAGCACTCATCAGTGGACTCCAGCTCTCCGGTGAACAACATGCTTGCTTCAGCGGAAGAACTGATGCTCGACATCGAACGCCCCGACACCTCGATCTGCGTGCTCAGACTGGGCGGGATTTATGGACCCGGCCGAGACATGGTGGGCATGATCCGTGAGGCCGCTGGGCAGCAAGTGCCCAAAAACGGTAATGCCATTAATGCCTGGAGTGGCCTTGTCGACATTGCCAGAGGCGTGCAGTTCGCATCTGAGCAGAAGTTGTCAGGCATCTTCAACCTGGTCGACGACATGCAGCTCAGTCGAAGGGAACTATCAACCCTGATCTGCGATCAGGATGGCTTACCCCCTGTGCTCTGGAGCCACTCCAGCTCAGCGACCGAGCGCAACATGAATGCACGAGTTTCGAACCAGAAGATCAAGGACGCCGGCTTTGAACTGATGTCACCATCGATGCTGGAGCCAGCCATCGCTTGAACAGATTGTCCAGAGAATGACCATTCGCTGACAACAAATTAATTGGGTATTCGTGCACACACCAGACTCAACAATTGAGTCGCGATGATACTCATCATCAATGCCAATATCATGGCAAACCAACAAAAAATTGATGTCTTCAGGTGTGCTGGTAAAGAGACTGGTGTTGCCTTTTTTAGTGATCCGCTGCCAAGCCACGAAACACTTGTGGCG comes from Synechococcus sp. UW179A and encodes:
- a CDS encoding NAD-dependent epimerase/dehydratase family protein; translation: MAHRYGVIGSGYVGTAVAMRMKRAGLPVTATTRSLENVSELRRLMDDVRQLDISESNPDLSFLADLQGLLISVAPTRQNDGYSDVFVRGMRNLAGALRRRTSTQPLHITYISSVSVYGDRQGKEVWEHSSVDSSSPVNNMLASAEELMLDIERPDTSICVLRLGGIYGPGRDMVGMIREAAGQQVPKNGNAINAWSGLVDIARGVQFASEQKLSGIFNLVDDMQLSRRELSTLICDQDGLPPVLWSHSSSATERNMNARVSNQKIKDAGFELMSPSMLEPAIA